The following are from one region of the Sorghum bicolor cultivar BTx623 chromosome 2, Sorghum_bicolor_NCBIv3, whole genome shotgun sequence genome:
- the LOC8083268 gene encoding EG45-like domain containing protein, translating into MAAMAKPKATTTSIVLAMVLVLATVSLVAGSKGLATYYTPSYTPSACYGNQDMGTMIAAASEVFWNGGKACGDRYVVSCKGATNAGVPHPCTGRSVTVKIVDLCPSPGCQGTIDLSQEAFAIIANPDAGKVEIEYHRI; encoded by the exons ATGGCGGCAATGGCGAAGCCAAAGGCAACGACGACCTCCATTGTTCTGGCTATGGTGCTAGTCCTTGCGACGGTGTCCCTGGTCGCGGGGTCTAAAGGACTCGCGACTTACTACACCCCAAGCTACACAC CTTCGGCTTGCTACGGGAACCAGGACATGGGCACGATGATCGCGGCGGCGAGCGAAGTCTTCTGGAACGGCGGCAAGGCCTGCGGCGACCGCTACGTGGTCAGCTGCAAGGGCGCCACCAACGCCGGCGTGCCGCACCCGTGCACCGGCCGCTCCGTCACCGTCAAGATCGTGGACCTCTGCCCTTCCCCCGGCTGCCAGGGCACCATCGACCTCTCGCAGGAGGCCTTCGCCATCATCGCCAACCCGGACGCCGGCAAGGTCGAGATCGAGTATCACCG GATCTGA
- the LOC8083267 gene encoding ABC transporter G family member 11, with product MASGQQQQQHLPNVPRWTPSPPRRQQAHEEGGGGGDEVDADGSAFGGSMRSTDGSAFPFGSGRSFPFPLPQPSLEISVLQAAANGTGGSGGVGVDGPVAREKSLRRTDEGVVISWEDLWVSAAGGKGGRVPILCGLNGYARPGEVLAIMGPSGCGKSTLLDALAGRLGSNVSQKGDILINGRRQKLAYGTSAYVTQDDVLMTTLTVREAVHYSAQLQLPSAMAASAKRERAEETLREMGLEAAADTRIGGWMHKGISGGQRRRVSICMEILTRPALLFLDEPTSGLDSAASYHVVGRIARLARREGMTVVAAVHQPSTEVYGLFHGLCLLAYGRTVFFGPAAETNQFFALSGFPCPSLMNPSDHFLRTINKDFDKDIEEGLNGEIKMTTAEAIDTLVNSYKASAYMEKVTRQIADIRENGGAVVKKEWHTSFLTQSLVLTKRSFVNMYRDLGYYWLRFAIYIMLCLCVGTVFYDIGHSYGSILARGSLLNFVAAFLTFMAIGGFPSFVEDMKIFGRERLNGHYGASSFTIANTVSAAPYLALISVVPGAIAYYLVGLQSSFGHFAYFALVLFTTMMVVEGLMMIVASAVPDFLMGIITGAGIQGVMMLNGGFFRLPNDLPKPVWRYPMYYVAFHKYANQGLYKNEFLGLTFPNNQAGGAATVSGGQILTDFWQVEMGYSKWVDLGILCGMVVLYRVLFLAIVKLTEKVKPMIKGFRFRNTAPSVHVAEKGSGTP from the exons ATGGCGtccgggcagcagcagcagcagcacctccCAAACGTGCCGAGATGGACGCCGAGCCCGCCGCGGCGCCAGCAGGCCCACgaggagggcggcggcggcggcgacgaggtcgaCGCGGACGGCTCGGCGTTCGGAGGGTCCATGCGCAGCACCGACGGGTCGGCGTTCCCCTTCGGCAGCGGCCGCTCGTTCCCGTTCCCGTTGCCCCAGCCGTCGCTGGAGATCAGCGTGCTGCAGGCGGCGGCGAACGGCACCGGTGGTAGCGGCGGCGTTGGCGTCGACGGCCCCGTGGCCCGCGAGAAGTCGCTGCGCCGGACCGACGAAGGCGTGGTGATATCCTGGGAGGACCTGTGGGTGTCTGCGGCCGGCGGCAAGGGCGGCCGCGTGCCCATCCTCTGCGGCCTCAACGGGTACGCCCGCCCCGGCGAGGTGCTCGCCATCATGGGCCCGTCCGGCTGCGGCAAGTCCACCCTTCTAGATGCTTTGGCAG GAAGGCTGGGTTCTAACGTGAGCCAGAAGGGAGACATTCTGATCAACGGCCGGAGGCAGAAGCTAGCCTACGGGACATCT gcgtACGTGACGCAGGACGACGTGCTGATGACGACGCTGACGGTGCGGGAGGCGGTGCACTACTCGGCACAGCTCCAGCTGCCGAGCGCGATGGCGGCGTCCGCGAAGCGGGAGCGCGCGGAGGAGACGCTGCGGGAGATGGGgctggaggcggcggcggacaCCCGGATCGGCGGGTGGATGCACAAGGGCATCAGCGGCGGGCAGCGGCGGCGCGTGAGCATCTGCATGGAGATCCTCACGCGCCCGGCGCTGCTGTTCCTGGACGAGCCCACCAGCGGGCTCGACAGCGCCGCGTCGTACCACGTCGTCGGCCGCATCGCGCGCCTCGCGCGGCGGGAAGGCATGACCGTGGTCGCCGCCGTGCACCAGCCATCCACCGAGGTCTACGGCCTCTTCCATGGACTCTGCCTCCTCGCCTACGGCAGGACCGTCTTCTTCGGCCCCGCCGCCGAGACCAACCAG TTCTTTGCTCTGAGTGGATTCCCCTGCCCATCACTGATGAATCCTTCTGACCACTTCCTGAGGACCATCAACAAGGACTTCGACAAG GATATCGAAGAAGGCCTGAACGGAGAGATCAAAATGACCACTGCTGAAGCAATTGACACGCTGGTGAACTCGTACAAAGCCTCAGCCTACATGGAAAAAGTGACGAGGCAGATAGCTGACATACGCGAAAAC GGAGGGGCAGTGGTGAAGAAGGAATGGCATACGAGCTTCCTGACGCAGTCCTTGGTGCTCACCAAGAGGTCCTTCGTGAACATGTACAGGGACCTGGGCTACTACTGGCTGCGCTTCGCCATTTACATCATGCTGTGCCTCTGCGTCGGCACCGTGTTCTACGACATCGGCCACAGCTATGGATCCATCCTG GCTCGTGGCTCCTTGCTCAATTTCGTCGCGGCTTTCCTCACGTTCATGGCCATCGGCGGCTTCCCGTCGTTCGTGGAGGACATGAAGATCTTCGGTCGGGAGAGGCTGAACGGGCACTACGGCGCGTCGTCGTTCACGATCGCCAACACGGTGTCGGCGGCGCCGTACCTGGCGCTCATCTCCGTGGTGCCGGGCGCCATCGCCTACTACCTGGTGGGCCTGCAGAGCAGCTTCGGCCACTTCGCCTACTTCGCGCTGGTGCTCTTCACGACCATGATGGTGGTGGAGGGGCTCATGATGATCGTGGCCAGCGCCGTGCCGGACTTCCTCATGGGCATCATCACCGGCGCCGGCATCCAGGGCGTCATGATGCTCAACGGCGGCTTCTTCCGCCTCCCCAACGACCTGCCCAAGCCCGTCTGGCGCTACCCCATGTACTACGTCGCCTTCCACAAGTACGCCAACCAGGGGCTGTACAAGAACGAGTTCCTGGGCCTCACCTTCCCCAACAACCAGGCCGGCGGTGCCGCCACCGTCTCCGGCGGGCAGATCTTGACGGACTTCTGGCAGGTGGAGATGGGATACAGCAAGTGGGTCGACCTCGGCATCCTGTGCGGGATGGTCGTGCTCTACAGGGTGCTCTTCTTGGCCATAGTGAAGCTCACTGAGAAGGTGAAGCCCATGATCAAGGGATTCAGGTTCAGGAACACCGCGCCGTCCGTGCACGTAGCCGAAAAAGGCTCCGGCACTCCATGA